The Corallococcus soli genome includes a window with the following:
- a CDS encoding ABC transporter permease, with product MGERTRQVLPSVLSVLLALAVCWLTIALTRDADTATKAYLQMLWGGVGNWPAYLEGGNANSVLRPLGEAAMKAALLTLTGLSVAVAFKVGLFNIGAQGQMIWGALAAALVGAHVSLPAVLHVPLALLAAAMAGAVWSSIAGILKLKRGVHEVISTIMLNWVAVSLVDNWLVIGPLRAVAQGHQSSITGTPEILSTAQLPRLLGDSSRLNLGFPLALVAALAVWVWLSRTRSGYETRAVGLTPEAARAAGIPTLWRAGGAMALAGALAGLAGAVLVLGTEGRYPGSLGAPYGFDGIAIALIGNNHPLGAAVSAAVFGILRAGGTRMQLLGVHKSFPELIQGFALLFVAGRMVWLALLNRRRARQAAVEVPRA from the coding sequence ATGGGTGAGCGGACGCGGCAGGTGCTGCCGTCGGTGCTCTCCGTGCTGCTGGCGCTCGCGGTGTGCTGGCTCACCATCGCCCTCACGCGCGACGCGGACACCGCCACGAAGGCCTACCTCCAGATGCTCTGGGGCGGCGTGGGCAACTGGCCCGCGTACCTGGAGGGCGGCAACGCCAATTCGGTGCTGCGCCCCCTGGGCGAGGCCGCGATGAAGGCCGCGCTGCTCACCCTCACCGGCCTGTCCGTGGCGGTGGCCTTCAAGGTGGGCCTGTTCAACATCGGCGCGCAGGGCCAGATGATCTGGGGCGCCCTGGCCGCGGCCCTCGTCGGCGCGCACGTGTCCCTGCCCGCTGTCCTGCACGTGCCCCTGGCCCTGCTCGCGGCGGCCATGGCCGGCGCGGTGTGGTCCAGCATCGCCGGCATCCTGAAGCTCAAGCGCGGCGTGCACGAGGTCATCTCCACCATCATGCTCAACTGGGTGGCGGTGAGCCTGGTGGACAACTGGCTGGTCATCGGCCCGCTGCGCGCCGTGGCCCAGGGGCACCAGTCCTCCATCACCGGCACCCCGGAGATCCTCTCCACCGCGCAGCTGCCCCGGCTGCTGGGCGACAGCTCGCGCCTCAACCTGGGCTTCCCGCTGGCGCTGGTGGCCGCGCTGGCCGTCTGGGTGTGGCTGTCGCGCACGCGCTCCGGCTACGAGACGCGCGCCGTGGGCCTCACGCCGGAGGCCGCGCGCGCGGCGGGCATCCCCACCCTGTGGAGGGCCGGCGGGGCCATGGCGCTCGCGGGGGCGCTCGCGGGGCTCGCGGGCGCGGTGCTGGTGCTGGGCACGGAGGGCCGCTACCCGGGCTCGCTGGGCGCGCCGTACGGCTTCGACGGCATCGCCATCGCGCTCATCGGCAACAACCACCCCCTGGGCGCGGCGGTGTCCGCGGCCGTCTTCGGCATCCTGCGCGCGGGCGGCACGCGCATGCAGTTGCTGGGCGTGCACAAGAGCTTCCCGGAGCTCATCCAGGGCTTCGCGCTGCTCTTCGTCGCCGGCCGGATGGTGTGGCTGGCGCTCTTGAACCGGCGTCGCGCGCGGCAGGCCGCGGTGGAGGTGCCCCGTGCTTGA